ttccgggcaaaataggaacctgggcgttgatttcatccgattccgagaatatttcgttactaggatttctgaaaccaaaaacagcagaaaacagcaactggcacttcggcatcttgttaataggttagttccagaaaatgcacgaatatgacataaagtgtgcataaaacatgtagataacatcaataatgtggcatggaacataagaaattatcgatacgtcagagacgtatcaggaaccatgacctaggcctttgtggcaagggTCACCAGAGAATAAAGTGAGGCCTTCGTGGCGCTCGGTTTGTGGTGTGACTACCGCATCTTCAGGTGAGgcatttgtggcgttggtgtgcatcgagcaaccacacctcaaggtgaggcctTTTGTGGCGTTCGGTAGCACTATGCCACCCCACATCTCCAACGGGGATTAGCTTGAACttggggataaatcatcgtctctcgcatgcctcggttatctctatacccgagctctttacttatgcactttactttgtgatagtcatcatgcttgaagttatatatcttgctatcacatagttgcttgtattggttAGCATaaattgttggtgcacataggcgaaccatagtatataggctttgggcttgacaaagtaaatgctagttttattccgtaTTTGTTAAGCCCATATCGTAAAAAAATTAAACCGCCTATtcgccccctctaggcgacatatgTGTCCTTTCACCGGCTACGTGCCATCGTCTTTGCTTCCGAAAGAAGCTCTCGACAGTTGTCTCGCCTTCAAGCTAGCGTTGGACTCGCGGGGAATGCTTTCGGTGCCTCAAACGTGGCCACCAGGTCAGCCCATGCCGTGAGCCCTTCAGATGCATCTGATGTCGTCATCCTTGTCATCAGGAGCACTTCTGTCGTGCGCGCTTTGCCGCCCCTCGCTCTCGCTCTCGAACACTCGTGCTTGTTCTTCGgacgcatgtgctccttgccagcTCATCCGCTCAGCTTTGTCATCCTGGAGTTGGGCTGAGGTTGTGGGATGCTCGTCGTCGCCTACATCATCGCAACCATGGCCCTTTCCAAGGTGTGTTGCGAAGAGTTCAATATCAATGCCAGTTTGGACCCTCGCTTTCAGTGTCAGTTTGTCTTGCTACGCATGGAgctcacttgatagggcaaagaaggccgatctttcgataagagtatgatagcgtcgacttgttggtggagttcgtgcttgacaatccgactacacgtgcaaagctcgtgcgccaatgcaatcgctaggacaatctccgggagttactaatcttgcggatgcacgatcagcctgaccagcgagggtcttaattcctacctgaaatcgagaacaagtaagaattaatattgcaatcagaatatttcggatgaaagatgaaagctttattgaataaggtgggattccgaatagtcggtctttttctgggcgttggcctcaaaagaaatacacgagagttgcagcaatggctaacttttaatctaatcaaaatctgaGTCTAAATGTGACGGCTCtgcgggtatttaaaggaggaaaatgtggggtttcggccagccatacgtatggtggccgaaccaaaccctagaaggcctttcccccttcaatacggactctaaaaagtggctgacttaattcctgcgaaaatgacatgggcctggcccaaaactaaaggtgacgcagcaccatattatgctatggacgaaattatgaagtggagaactctatatttcgtccatgtcttcatctcttcttatggtggcttcaaagttctgtaatctccacttgcgacgtcctcttcaatcctcaaatgcttgctgccatctcctccatgtgtgatcatgctccaatgctcgtCCTCATCATCCATgttaggtccatcattcctaagagtaacaaatatatctgatttaggcagcatcatattctcatgtatgtgaggaatagttccaagaaacgaaagtacctgatagttacgttgtttggcacgagattgagtgattggtccttgtatttgtgtggctgtaggtacagtggttgtatcaatagatgggatgtcctcatcatgccccccttcttgaattgaagtcgtcctcgatgaaagctcctcttcttcaccaaagtaaggcttcaaatctgcaatgttaaatgtagggctaaccggacccaattctgcaggaagctcaagtttatatgcattatcatttattttctctaacaccttaaaaggaccagcagtgcgtggcattagtttagactagcgcaattcaggaaaacgatctttgcgcaaatgcaaccaaacaagatcgccaacatcaaacacaacatgctttcttcctctatccccaacaattttatacttagcattcatgtgttctatgttgtctttagtagtctcatgcaattgtAATATCAATTCAGCACGTTGTGTAGCATCGAAATTATTTTTcaccgaagatggtaaaggcaataaatcaataggtgcacgtggtacaaaaccatacacaatctcaaaatggcacatcttagtggtagaatgtagcaaacgattgtaagcaaattcaacatgaggtaaacattcttcccacaattttaagttcttcttcaaaacaacccgcagcatagtagacaatgttctatttactacttcagtttgtccatcattttggggatgacatgtagtactaaacagcaatttagtccccaacttagcccataaacatctccaaaagtggctaagaaacttagtatcacgatcagaaacaatagtattgggcacaccatgtaaacgaacaatttcgcgaaagaataaatcagcaacatgtgtagcatcatcagtcttgtgacatggaataaagtgtgccatcttagaaaaccgatccacaacaacaaagatactatccctccccttctgtgtacgaggcaatcCCAAAacaaaatccatagaaatatcctcccaaggtacactaggaacatgaagaggcatatataaaccatgtggattaagtcgagacttagttttttgacatgtagtgcagcgtgccaaaaatctctcaacatctcgatgcatacgtggccaaaagaagtgtgcagcaagtacatcctccatcttcttcacaccaaagtgtcccatcaatcctcctccatgtgcctcctgcaacaacaaaagacgaacggaactatctgggatgcatagcttgctagcacagaacacaaatccatcattgaggacaaATTTGTTCCAttttctaccatctttacaattcagcaacacatctttaaaatcaacATCATGCAAGTATTTTTCCTTTatagtttctaatccaaaaatcttgaagtcaagttgagatagcatagtataacggcgcgacaaagcatcagcaataacattatctctaccctttttgtgtttgataacataggGAAAATACTCAATAaattcaacccactttgcatggcggcgattcaacttagcttgactacgaatatgcttcaaagattcatgatcaaaATGTATAACAAATTGGTGTTCAATCCCACGAACATGTGGTAATCCAAGTGcaacatcttgtgggaacacatcaatgaactcctgcaaaaggttagcaaccgcaggtggcaaagaaggaggcatatccttaAATGAAAAcataacttctttgcaaataatagcatagcatggagtagtgttcacatcaagttcagcaatatcagatttgctagcaagcaaacaaggatttttcaaatgaatttcagtagcatggttcgaatcagatttagtattagtcttatgtggcacaaaatatgcagcaacaatctgattttcactcttatgtttctcctcgttttttactctactagctctagcaagatcatattttaatatttgttcaggagtcataggtttgagaccaattttctttccatcatgcataagagaatactgattagttttaccagtatgaatagattctctatcaaattgccaaggtctaccaagtaacaaagaacaagcttgcataggtacaacatcacaatccacaaaatcagaatatgtacaaATAGTAAAAtacacacgtgtagttcttgttaccttgagcttctgagagctctcaaaccattgaatgtaatatggatgtgtgcGTTGTCTCGTAggtagagaaagcttctccaccatgtcaacgatggccagattattgcagctccctccatcaatgatgatccgtatagctcgctcttttacaacgcctcttgtttgaaacaggttgtggcgttgatcatgctcaaatttgctcaattgcacgctcaacacacgctgtgcaactaagctcctgtactgaaaagcagtgtcagcttccattacctccatcgCTCTCCCAGAATCAGAATTGGTACCATCACGTGCAACAATAAGGGCCAAtatatcttcatcaaagtcacttgttgaatcatattcgccatcttcacacaccaacatcacacgcttggttctgcattctctttctatgtgaccaaatcccaagcatttgcgacattgaatgtcgcgagtcttccccgtggaggccatggaagatgaactccgaggaggaccagcagatggtggtggagtagcaGCAGGTGGTACTCGTGATGCaagcgcggtgtacttggaggtagtaggtgctggtgcagccccacgagattgtggcgctgattgtcgcggagaccatgatgatgtacgacctgcagaaatattagctcttctccatggtggttgacgatcctgcacttcacgttcagctttgcaagcaagatgaaacaagcgagtaatagtgttgtactccttatgatctaaaatatgctgaatctctttattcaaaccaccaaagaaacgtgcaagcatagcctcattatcctctacaataccacaacAAATCATGCCAGTTttcaattcttgataatagtcttctacagaattttttccttgttctaagcgagacattttttcagcaaatcacgttgataataTGGAGGAACAAAATGAGCatgcatagcaagttttaaaccaacccaagtagtgatgggattcgtagcatagaaaacaaaaaaattcctaccacgagaacgcaatccaagccaagatgcaatctagaagatgggagcaacgaggggatgaacgagactaacccttgaagatttccaaagcctacaagaggaggctctcgttgttgcGGTAGactatcacttgccgctttcaaaagcgcgtagaagatcttgacggtgccacaatcgggcagcacctccgtactcggtcacacgttcggtgttgatgacgacgtccttctccccattccagcgggcagcggaagtagtagatcctcctcggaatcccggcagcacgactgaaagtgcatggagcccccatgtgtggttttggtaattaatgacaatccctatggactaatgtttgcattgagttatatttgtaggtgttgtccataggaaatgcttgaaccatttgttggcttcaaggttgcaataagaagaaatttatgaaggatatcaagtgtcaagtatgtcttgaagatgaagatgaagtgagctctcaaggttaacttcaagacatcaacgaaatgaagtgcaagttcaagatgagccatctcgaagagatcctttgcttgagtcttgccattcatatggtgatcatggatatgtgaagatgcgccgaagaagaggctctcccatggtggattatgggggagcaatccacaagacttcgtcaagcaagcacaagcaagaaagaccttccatcttgttgcggtcaagatcgtcatcatcgagctcaagtggaatgcgcaaggttaaggtttgctcttgatagggtttctttctcaccggtctcatggtgtagttggagaccggtttatagtttagttgttgtactatcaagagggctctcgagtgagtaactcgatcgtatcgttcggagagagctcaaacctttgcatccttgcatcatctttcttggttgtttttTGGATCttgtccatgtgatgttttagagcttgtgcttattctcatgacaagctctagttcatcgaaaacgaattttgcatagatcacttattgcgttttcgagtttggtgatttttgttgggtagctcttgtcgtcctctttccaacaaaattggtttcacttaaatcggagtttcctaactcaacttattgcattttcgaggttggaggttttaccggtttgtctTTTGTTCCTGGCGGAAGTTCTGTCCtcttctggcggaagttccggtgcagttggccggaagttccggtcagcggaacttccgcccaacttccgggcaagttccagaAACATCGTTTTTACTCGCAGTTagttccagtatggttttcgcgctTTTCCGGaagaaggccggaacttggccggaacttccggtcaccggaagttctGCCCTAGTTCCGCCCACACTCAGTCCATCAGCTGCTCAGGTGCGAAGGAATCTAGCCGGAACTTCCGATCCctgtgaccggaacttccggtgctaCACAGAAACGTGCATAACGGTCAGATCTGGAGCACCTTCTCATATAAATACCTTTCTTCCCCATTGGAACAAGTGGCTTCTcttactctctctctcctccattgttgaactagagaagcttgctctatctctcaatccctccatgattcttgcccccatttgagggaaaagagagaggagatctagatctacatttctaccaatcaaatccatctctttgtgagtggaactctctagatcttaatcttggtgttctttgtgaattcctttgttcttcctctcttattcccccaatagcttttgtagctttgttggaatttgagagagaaggacttgagcatctttgtggtgttcttgccattgcatttggtgcatcggtttgagttctccatggtgattcgtggaagtgaaagcaagaaagttgttactcttgggttcttggaaccctagacggatttgaggcctttgtggcgatttgttgggagcctccaattaagttgtggatgtgtgccccaatctttgtgtaaggcccggtttccgcctcgaaggaaatcccttagtggaaccgtgacctaggcctttgtggcgagggtcaccggagatttaggtgaggcgccttcatggcgttcggtgtgtggtgtgagtaccgcatcttggggtgaggcctttgtggcgttggtgtgcatcgagcaaccacacctcaaggtgagcctcttgtggcgttctggagcactaagcaaccgcacctctccaccggagattagcactcgcaagagtgtgaactccgggataaatcatcgtctcccgtgtgcctcggttatctctatacccgagctctttacttatgcactttaccttgtgatagccatcgtgcttgaagttatatatatcttgctatcacatacttgcttgtattgctaagcttaagttgttggtgcacataggtgaacctttgcttagaataagttgttggtgcacataggtgaaccatagtatataggctttgggcttgacaaagtaaacgctagttttattccgcatttgttaagcccatctcgtaaaagttttaaatcacctattcacccccccccctctaggcgacatatgTGTCCTTtcaacgacggcgtggtggcggtgtcgatggagatctccggcggagcttcgctaagcatatgcgggagaagtagtggaggaggggcgctagggtttggggagagggggtgccttgggcgctgaccacaaaggggggcagccaaggttggaggaaagagtggccggccaccctccccttgtccctcattatataggtggaagccccaagagttgtagtccaagtcttcgaataaaaccccaacaccaaaacttcccaaaggtgggaaacctactcaaggggggagtcctactcaaggtgggactcccacctttccttgaggcggggctggccggccaccaaggtggagcccacctgggactcctcccccttagggtttggccggccatgctagtggagtccctccgggactccacctttccatagtgcctttcttccggacttttctagaaccttctagaacctgccataaatgcaccggatcatttccaaacttggaatatgacttcctatatatgaatcttattctccagaccattccggaactcttcgtgatgtcctggatcccatccgagactccgaacaaaacttcgaactccattccatattccatatctacttaaacgacatcaaacctaccctacggttcgcgaactatgtagacatggttgagacttctctccgaccaataaccaatagcgggatctggagatccataatggctcccacatattcaacgatgactttagtgatcgactgaaccatttacatacgataccgattccctttgccacgcgatattttacttgtccgaggtttgatcatcggtatctctatacctcgttcaacctcgtctcatgacaagtactctttactcgtaccgtggtatgtggtctcttatgaacctttcatatgcttgcaagctattagacgacattccaccgagagggcccagagtatatctatccgtcatcgggatggacaaatcccactgttgatccatatgcctcaactcatactttccggatacttaatcccacctttataaccacccatttacgcagtggcgtttgatgtaatcaaagtacctttccgatataagtgatttacatgatctcatggtcgaaaggactaggtaactatgtatcgaaagcttatagcaaataacttaatgacgtgatcttatgctacgcttaattgggtgtgtccattacatcattaatataatgacataaccttgttattaataacatccaatgttcatgatcacgaaaccatgatcatctattatcaacaagctagttatacaagaggcttactagggactccttgttgttcacataacacacatgtatcaatgtttcggttaatacaattatagcatggtatgtaaacattatcataaacacaaagatatattaaaataaccattttattattgcctcttgggcatatctcgaacagtctcccacttgcactagagtcaataatctagtttacatatgtaaagatataacaccttggccttccggtgctttatcatgttttgctcacgggagaagttttagtcaacggatctgacattctcagaaacgtatgtattttgcaattcatttgcgtctcaacgcatcactcattttccaaatgagtcggcattaaatatgtttggtcttctggtggaaccttaattctgcggtctgaaatatgtcactaatattgtcacacacaatatagcttcaaagttctgacactaccggaactacaccaagttctcaaaagaactcctcgacttaaacatccttagtcattgtcaaaacaataacatactctgccttcgtttgtagaatccttcACAATATTTAgacctcttctaaatctagcattgtgctaccttttaaacaacatttagcctaattgagatttgaaattcatttttatatgtgaccaaactaatatcggtgcaacacattacagcgatttgtttgtcattactccatacaaaaatatatatatgtccttggttcttctaaagtactcaaggatattcttactgtcgtccaatgatcatctcatgaatcattctggtatatgctcataacacttttagagcacaggacatctgattgtgtacatattattcgtgatctataatcactcatgtgtttttactcattgagtgtcagatacactcaagtcttgtcaaaccttcacatgacaagaacattttcttaatatttctatattgaactacttcaatatccattctatgtactttgacttaaacttattatgtgtttcaatctatcttcatagatcttgacactaaatttgtttcagtccatatcctttcattgaagtttaattctcaatgaaacctttttaatcaattatataattacattatttataatcaacgatatgtcatctacataaagtattacaaatatgtctcagcgctcccacttaatttcttgcaaatgcaagcgtcttcatcgtctctgatgaaatcataactctttgatcatttcatccggtgaagattccaactccgtgatactcacttcatccaattgaagtttgtatacctatcttagtattccacggactagcaaaactcttggttgtatcttgtatacacctttaatacacacttctgttaagtaatgtattttgccatcctactatcatatctcataaaagaaatatgtagcgattactagaataatccacatagactataagcatcgctacagaagatctaatcttatcgtagtcaattctttgaactttgtcgtaaactacttttcgacaagtcgagcttcttcaaggatattccatccaagtccatcaattttatagatccatttactttcagaaaGTATTCatttatcttggatttcatggcgtacatccattttaacggagtcagagctcatcataacttctttgtttgtagttggtttatcattgttcaaaatcaatcctttgtccacaaatcatttatttgatcacaaagtaaaccatacctacaaggttcaatatttaCTTCGATCtttatggctaaaacactttgtagtcatgggagccatgatcgtcgtgactGCTtctggaaccaatttccgatgctgcactactctaatcattatgctcaggttcataaaccttatcaagttctattgtcctcccactcaaatacttcgctagaaaacaatttcttggaaataagcaagtaacattaacaaacacttttgtcttttactttatagtggaaagaattccctatcaattctttgggataaccaacaaagacatttatccgattttggttgtaaatttttagaccaaaatttaaagaaaggactattagggtttatacccatgccataacttgtatggtgtcatttcaacggatcatgatgatgctctatttagtgtaaaagcggtagtctctaaagcataatccacacaaatataatggcatcaatattttatctcatcattgacccaacaaggtttggatacatctcttggatactccattatcactatgatactccaagaaacgtgagttgtagaacaatttcataactctcttttaTGTTctctaaaactagtaattcaaatatttccactatgatccaatcatagatatttgacttttctattacgatgatttccacttcatgctgaaatttatttgaatctattcaaatgtttcaaacttcttccttatcgaatatatccacatatatatatactcaattcattgttggaagttttcatgaagtagaagaatctcccgcacacaactatgcccagtgaaccacatacatcatcatgtatgttttcactaagttagttgcccgtttcaactcttggcctatgaacggtattttagtcattctctttcagaaaagatttgcaagcgccaaacgattcaaaaatcaaatgactccaaaaatccatttacatggagttccttcatgcgttcttctctaaaatgacctaaatggcggttccacaaataagtggaattcaaatcatttgccttatggcattttagcgtcagtattatgtgtgtgtgtgtttcaccattaagatttataataacttatccatcgtacatggagtaatgtcataatatgaacaactcattgttttaatttgaccagagcaaaataacaattattaagttctttattataaattctaagggctagatagaatgccaacgatgaacataataacactttattttttgttccagacgtgcattcctatcatattccttgtcagtcacttaggccattgtattgttgtattgcgttgttttgtatgacacttcataccaatcaatatatggt
This Lolium perenne isolate Kyuss_39 chromosome 1, Kyuss_2.0, whole genome shotgun sequence DNA region includes the following protein-coding sequences:
- the LOC139831792 gene encoding uncharacterized protein is translated as MASTGKTRDIQCRKCLGFGHIERECRTKRVMLVCEDGEYDSTSDFDEDILALIVARDGTNSDSGRAMEVMEADTAFQYRSLVAQRVLSVQLSKFEHDQRHNLFQTRGVVKERAIRIIIDGGSCNNLAIVDMVEKLSLPTRQRTHPYYIQWFESSQKLKVTRTTRVYFTICTYSDFVDCDVVPMQACSLLLGRPWQFDRESIHTGDDEHPTTSAQLQDDKAERMSWQGAHASEEQARVFESESEGRQSAHDRSAPDDKDDDIRCI